A window of Hordeum vulgare subsp. vulgare chromosome 5H, MorexV3_pseudomolecules_assembly, whole genome shotgun sequence genomic DNA:
CAATCTAGGGGAAAAAGCATTCACGTTGGAGGCTCCATGTGTGGAGAATGGTTACCAAAATGGCAAAATCACCATGGTAAAACTGCCATGGACACTTTGCACCAGTTTTGAAGGCCGGGAGGATCAGATGTTCAGTTCTACAGTTGACAGCTTTAAGTTCGCCAGGCACCAAATTTGATGGGGCTAAGTAAAGTTTTTCCCATGCAAATAGCCAAAATGGATTGTCTAAGATAGCAGCATATGAAATGACAGCCCAGAAAAGAAACTTGAACCTTCTTAAATACTGCATCTCttatgcgatccagaattgcaggAACTGAAATCATAAGAGTAGGTTTCAGTACAGAAACatctccttttgtccccttctttatCTTATTTGATGCATCAGTCATTGTCAAAGCTGAgccatatccaatagcaacaccagAAGCTAACATGACAGACTGCACAACATAACAGCACCATGTCACTGGAGATATTCATAATAATTCTTATACATGATGTCTCTGAATGCCAAAATATCACCTCTGCCGCTAGTTCAAAAACATGAGCCAACGGAAGGTATGCCAGATAAACATCTCTTGTGCCAAGATTTGGAATGATTGTCCTCACTGCTGCAATTGTGGCCACCATGTTGCCATGCGTAATCATCACACCCTACGTCAAAGGAAACGACCAAATTCAATTGAGAAAAAATACAAGAACAGAATAGAACAAATATTCAATATTAGCATGCATAGGCAGCAGACCTCCACCAGCTTTACGACATGGAGTATTCAGTGGTGGACTCATGCATCCAGAAATCATAACAACAGGCTTTCAAGCTAAATAAATAGAACACTTCAAACTTAGCAGTTCATGCAATTGCAGTATTTTCTCTCAATTTTCTATTGGCTCATTTGAATCTCTCGACTTTCAGAAGGGACAAACTGACCTtctatttcatttttcttttggCTCAAATTGAATTGATCATTTCAAACTATTGAGCTAGTGTAACTAGTTGTATGACATATGGATTTACTAATCTGTTCTGCTGCTGTTGGCGAACAAGTGAGTGACTGAACTAGAGAAACGTGGAAACACATAATAGAACAACAATAATCAGATTTTCTTACCGAAGAGAAACTATACTGCAGGAAAATGGATCATTTTGTAGGAAACTTAGGTTTTGTTTATCCTGTGTGGAACAGATGGAAATAACTGTGAATGATCACAGTTATGGATGTTTCTTTTAAAAATGGGGACAACAGTTCAAAAGCAAAATTCCCCGAGAATATCTAACCTGTTCTATCAGGATTATCATTTTATAGCGCACCAATCAATttacctttcattttcatgccactGACAAACGAATACGCAAGAAAACAAAATATCTTCAAGGAGAAGTGTACCTTGGGGAGACCAGTACTTCCACTTGTATACATAATAACTGCAGTATCATTGCTTGATGGTAGTCTTGCATCTGCATGTGATGTTTTGCCCAACTCCTCAACCGCATTAAAAGATAGCGCTGTCAAGTGCTTCAGCTGATTAAGTGTGTCAGCATCAACAGGTTCATCCTCGATGTAGATAACATGCTTAAGACTATGCAACTTTGAGCTGACTGCAGGCAGCTTCTTAAGTTGTTTTGAATCACAAATAAGAGTGGAAACCTGTGTCTGAAGTTCGGCATAAGAAAATATATCAGATGTAGGAGCACCAGTTAGATGGTTCTTTTTTTAAAGTTTGCATCTGTAATTGGTAAAAAGCTATACCTTGGATCACAACAATAAACAAGCAAGTTAATCAGGAAAAACATGAGTACTCCCTTTGTTTCAATATATATGTCTCGGCCCACCATGGGCAAAGACCAAGGAAGCACCAACTCTAAGAGGGAAGTAGTAGAAAAAGAACTTTAAATAACATCCTACAACCAATCTGCAATTCCAGAAGCAATTAAGTAGGGGTGCAAAGTTGGAACACTACAATAACTTAACACTACATTATACATTCCCTCAATGACAGATATATTGGAACAGAGTTTCCAGGCCGGAACAGATAGTGAAACTACTAATGTTAAAGCAAGGTAAACCATCAAGATTGTATAAACTACTGAGGATGATTAAGCAGGCATAAGGTAGCCCAGTTGATATGGACATCTAAGTATAGTTTCCGTCCAACAATCCATTCAGCTAGAAGCTTAAGCTGTTAAGGGAACTAGAGATGATATCCAGTGTTGCTGCCGGAATTGGTTGCAATTATTTCAATGAGATTTGGTAACATTAGTATATTTTTTAGGATAGATCATTAGTAATTTAGATTACCAACTTGAGAACTgaaacaaaaaaagatataaactattgtatttgattattgtataGTTGTGAATATTTATTGAATATGAGTAGCATGCATGGTGCATGTTAAAGGTGGGTCTTTTTCCATGCATGGGGGCATGGTGAGTTGGCATAGTTGCATGTTGAGAGAACTGGAGTTAGTGGGGATCAATTATTCAGGTATACTAGATGTGGCGGTATGCTCATACTTCATCAATGGATATACGTAAAGCTACCAATCTGAAAGTAAAGCAATATAAATAGTCGGAATTGGATTGGCTTCCTAGTGAATGAAATATAGTGCAGATTACAAATACTTCAGGAAAAAGGACCCAGATCACTGTACCTCGTTTAGTGAATGCACCAGTGCATCCTCGCCGAGAGATGCATAAATTGTCACAACAGTTAAATTTTGTCGAAAGCAACCCTGGcaaaataaaacatcaatatttgcATAAGCTCGGGAAGTCCTATGAAATGTATTAGAGCAATGCTCCAGAAATAATATTATACCTGAGCAGCAATGATCCACTCGGCTCTAGTATCAGAAAAGATAGCAGCACGACTATCTAGCTGGTGCCCCATCTTGATGAGACCAGAAGCAAAGTTACATGCACGATTAAATGCCTCTGCATAGGAATTCCATTCATATTCACCAAGATGCAGTTTCTCAAACTTCCTTCCATCAGCAGCTTCTATAAATTCACTACTAATCAATTTTCTTGTGCCAAGACACCGATGCCGAGTATACTTTTTGCTAGCCATCTCAAACAGAGCTGCCATTGTGGTGGCACCCTCCCATGGAACTTGAATTAAAGAGGAAAATCTACTGTTCCGCATGGCAAGGCCTGCTTCACCACCAACATCAGCTTGCACTGCTCTCTTCTTCACCTTTTTGCTAAacattgaagaaagcaagataggGATAACTATAGCCATTAAAAGGGCACCAATAACTCCAGGCAAACCATATTCTTTCACCAGTGGCAAATCGCTTGTGGACAATCTTTGTAAAATGGACATGTTTGGATTCTTGCCGGTAATTGTTGCCATGATCTTATGCCATATCTGAACCATTGACTAGCACTTCACAAATTTCACTACAGAATTGCAAACATATTAATGAAGATGTTAGTATGCTTTCAGTGAAGTAATAGCTTCCATATGCTTGACAATATATACATAGCTGCCTCATACAGAAGCAAAGAATATAAAAGGGTGAATGCAGCACCGGAAAATGATCACATACAGAAGTATCACCATAGTCACTGTTATGCATCAGAACAGAAGGAAACTAGTGAACAATGGTAATATTTCGAAAACAAGAAATTTGTTCTTCCCACTATCAAAATTAAGCAATTGTTAATTGTTAGTTGTTACCAATTTGTCGAGAATCGGTACATATTATAATCTACCAAAATAAACATCAAGAGGCATACTTTGATTGGACTGCGCACTTgaactaagagcatctacagttcCTTGGCTCATGGATCAGATCCACACCATAGTGCATGTTGAATTGTTCTGCTTTTAGCACGGGCAATTACAATGTAAACAAGCTAACATGAAATAATAATTTTGAATTATGAGTAGTTCTTTTGTTTCTCATACTTTCATCGGTTTCTTAATGGTATAATGAAGTCTAACAACAATATTATTAACTGATGATATTAATAATTGATAACGATTATACAATCAAATAATCAGCTCACATTTATCTGCCAAAAACTACAATAGCTCCTTAAGAGATTTTGTTCTGTACTGCATATTTCTGAAGAGACAACACATAAACGTCACAATGTGATTTGCAGAAGCAACATCAGATAGAAGGCCAAGTCAAAACAGACTTGGAAGTTTCCAGTTTGCTTCAAAGGAAAGCAACCATGTTGACCACAAGGATGTGAAAGGGAGGTAATCGTTTGTATAACTATTGTTTCTTCACTAATGACTACTATCCCAGATACGTCATGTAAGTGGATCATATCAACAAAAAAGATTGTTGAGGAACCAATCATTAAAATTGGTGAAACTATTATTTCCATAAATATGTCATTGGGCTCTGATTTGCGCAAAGTGCAACGGAATCCTTTCGTGGCTACCACAAAAAAATGCCAGTTAGAATGGGATTTTGGCAGAGGTATTTGCATGTTTTTATTCCTCCAACACGCCTGGAAGCGTGTCGTTTTTATTGAGAAGGTGGATGATGTCAACTAGGAACAAGGTGTAAACAGATAGTATGAACCTTCTAAAATTAAACTTAGGTGAAAAGAAGCATTTGATAGGGTGATTGCTCGTTAGAGAGTTATGAAGTTGTAACTGGACCTGTAATTATGGGCTTTCACACGGTGGCAGTGCAAAGCAGAACATGAATCATTTCAATGCGATCCAGTTTAGGCGGTTCATCAGGATGCCTCCCTCCCCAGAAAACGGCGTGATCTGACCACGGGAATCTCCGGAGACACGTGTATTTTGGTACACCTTGTTCATGGCAGAGAACACGGAGAgaccaaccaaccaaccaaccaacAGTAATTTGGCGCTGATCCCAAATCCAGGCGAGCTACGGATGGATCGtacgaggagaaggaagagccctAGCCGATTCCGGAAGGGCGGATCTCCACTCCACTCCACTCCACTCGAGCCGAGAGAGACTATGCGGGGACGAATTGCTCGGAGAGGGTTCGATCGACAACCGCGTCGCGAAGGGGATGGCTCCGTGGTCGAACCAACGATGGATCGTGAGGGGGACGGGGCGGGAGGCTCACCTTGGCTGGGATGAAccgagaagggggggggggggggggcgtggccTCCGGATCTGCGCCCGCTCGTCGGTGCTGCCAAAGCTTGCAGTGGCTTTTCTGGAACGAGAATGAATGGCAGCCTCTGGCTTGGTTGCTTCGTCGGCCGGCTTGTGGAGGAAAGCAACGGCGACAAAGGAAATGCCGAGGTGGGCCGCGGGTGGGCTCGCTGGGTATCGAGGTGGGTGGGTGAACGCGTGCGTGTGCTTTGCTCTTTGTGCGACGTGGCGTGAGAAGCGGGGAGCGGAAATGCTTCGAGAAATTTGTTGGCGCGGACACGTAGCGCTACGGGAGTACGGTACACGACGCGAGGCAAGGCCAGGTCAGTAGCTCACGTGCGACCACGGCGCGTTTCCCGGTCCTTAGAGtacaaccctcaaaacccttaaatctaaaaatcagttttaaggatcgagaattgcccatttttgacatttttaagggttgaaaaacaggggcaaagactagaaaccTCAAACCCAACTCTCAAAATCGGTATATAGCCAGGACCGCGCGCGCCGGCTGCTGGCGCTCGTGCGCTGCTGCTGCCGCGGCGCCGCCGCGGCGAGTTCCTTCTGCggcagggagagggaaggggaggggcggcgggcgCGGGGGCGGGCGCGGTgggcgcggcggcgggcgggACGGTGGGCGGGGCGCGACGGCGGCCTGGGCGGGCGGGGCGTGACGGCGGCCATGGCGGGCGCGGGGgcggtgtgacatcctcgacttttgctacagtaattattgtagttaagctacagtgatcaaccgctaatgatgccacgtcatcgaattcccatctcagacccgcgttgattcgagtctgtccggatccaaaatttgaaagcaaaagaaaagtactttacaagttcattacaaataataaaagaatatgtatatgaaagaaagaattaaaagtatgtataataaattgtaaaagaaagtatttaaaaagaaaaatcaaatagaaaataaataatgaaagaaagaaataaaagaaaagggaaaaggcaaaataaaacaaaacaaaacaaaaaaaagaaagaaaaagcaaccccccggcccagctgggccacccaccggcccaaccggccgaaccctagcgcctcccacctcctggcgagggagcccctcgctactccctcccctcccccttagCGCCGCCACCCTCCCAAGCTCCCCTCGCGGCCCCACCCCCCACCGACAGCGCTCCCACCTCCCAtctctcccgtaactccctgCCCACGAGACCCCCCaccccacgccagatcccccaCCGAGACCCTCCCTCACGAGCCCCCCACTCCCCCAgatccctccccacctcgcctcccACCTCGGCTCCCCTCCAGTCgcccccctccctggccggcgcgcctcccccccgccggcgagccgatcccccatctccctcccctggccggcgagcccccccccgccggcgagccgttCCCCCACCGGCCGCTCCCTAACCAGACCCTCGCAcgaccctcctctccacctcgccccacctcggccggcgcccctctcctgcctccttcccgccggcgagccgccccccccccccctcggcctccaccccgccggcagggggccccggcctcctcgaggtccctcttgccggcctcacccactccggccggctccatctccgggggcccctcctcaccggggcccctctcggcgaacctccggccggctcctcctcgccggcacgcccgtcttcaccggaaccgcgtcaccgtcgtcaccttcaccttcgtgcgaactccggcttcatccggccgtctcgtcaccgtcggtgagcccctcctcgggctcgtcccaccatgtcgttctcctcgccgccccggttccgttccggcaaacgaggccacgatccgtcgacggtagactccggtaggagggattgaagtttatgttcttctatgttgagttggagcagggaggagttctctgtctctctgttagcagagagggagatgagagttttgagagaaaagaaataaaaacaaatattgtattccgtatgtatgtatgtatgtatttgatacccatattatgtatgtatttgcgtatataggcatgtggagtaatacgacatttgtatggttatgtattggtgattaaaaatgtgtttttggcctagggtcacttaccggtggggccaacgcaaccgctgtctatgacagggaggccccacgcgatagttaatataaattataaaaataatgtttttattaaataaatgaataaatagatataataatcaattaatgagttaatgaattagttaaatagatatattagttaaattaattaattagaataattagggtatgacacgtgggtcccccactaaattaatctgattaaataatatttaatcttaaataaaaacttgtgcctatgacgttcgggacccgcaggtcagttgaccagtcaaatgttgatgtcagcatgacatcgcgatgatgtcataataggattttattaaatcatttaaatctgtttttaattcctaaataattaataaaactttaaaaattaatattaaataatccgtaagtcagatcaaaatattttcaacatgaaagttgatcagcaaagcgagacgaacccggatgcacgacccgttcgtctgtcacgcgtccctagcatagcaaacttggaacttttccatcgtttccagtataaccggtagtagcccaagacccagaaaatatcgtcagatattcttccgacccgtttatggcggatgttgctgcgttagttcatgtctagcctgcatcttgccatgtcatgctttgtgtcgcatcggtgctattatttattgtttcttccccctcttcttaccggtagaccccgagactgacgctgctgccgggtacatctacgaccctaccgatcagtcctttgccgcagagcagcaaggcaagcaaactccccttgatcattcctatatcgcctatgtctttcttcctactgcttgcattagtattttgctactattctagttagctcctatatctgatgcatagcctatttttgatgaactgctactttcagtcatgtacctttaatctgcttagtataggtggagcagtcttcccctctgaccccgtagttcagttgccccgcttgttttaatctcgatctctgatcgacgagccagacccgacacaacacattcaccccccttggttgtacgacgctacagagatactatcgggtaccgagggtgacacctcactaagtactcctgatgatatctctgtagtatagctagtcggtcgtggttatcgagggtgattcctctttcaccattcccgatgacgcctctgtcgtgcaacaccgcgagtgtgggacccccgagggtgattcctctaagcccaccttgacgggtacatcgttcggaatccaacgagggtgatacctcggattcccccgatgttacaaccacacagttactcgaccatgttactgggatcattggtgattagttgtaagacgggtggattcccgtgagattgtgttgctggcctaattaaaatgttaatggatttgggtatttgatctgggttggtcggagaccttttcgcactaaccggctacgcgggaagaattatgggtactcggcgtcgcggtatcagccgaagcttttcagatgccagcaatgtagcggcgcgcgcccgagtggtcccgagatgcatcgcgcttgtgattaagggatgctaggactgacgtcggacgcccacgccacgtgcaggagcgtgaaggggaactgggcccacgaaccctttgtgcttaggatttagaccggcgggctggcctctctgattagtcttaggtggggctgcgacgtgtcgatattccgaggccgggcaggacccagaaaagtatgtccggccagagtgttatcgagcgtgacgggacatgtggtgcacccttgcagggatgaaaattaactattcggatagccgtgtccacggttacaggacgacttggagttgtgccccgatcttttacaactacaattgttacttaactggaattagtttgcctcgggattgcttcctcacagggagttgagggaggatctttaggcgtgacctcactttaatattgctgcaacaatatgactattaatgtgttacccctgttctattctcgtctgttgctgcaagaccctgaagatgctagtcttcgataggactaggccttctctctctattctcgcattgctgtagtcagtccacatacacccccccttctttgatactgatgcataattagaatagttctgatgtaagacttgcgagtactttggatgagtactcaccgctgctttgctccccccttgtccccttgatccgtttgctgcgaccagatgatgaagtccaggagatggaggtccccgccgccgacgactgctaccccgacggtgcctactactacgtggaggccgctgatgatcaggagtagttaggaggttcccaggcaggaggcctcgcctcgttcgatcgttgtatcttttgtgctagccttctctaaggcaccccatgttttatgtctgtactcagatatttgatgcttccgctgactcgtgtgtttatcgagctttcgtattctagcccttgaggcccctggcttgtaatatgaagctgatgttattttatttgtgtctagagttgtgttgtgatatcttcccgtgagtccttgggtttgatcgtacgcatttgcgtgtttggttatcgtacgattaaatcgagggcgtcacaggcgGGGCGCGACGGTGGCATGGGCGGGCGCGGGGGCGCGACGGTCGAGGCACGGAGGgagcgcggggcggcggccggagcgcggggggaGGCGGGGCGGTGGCGGCCAAGGCAACTTCCTCGCGCGCACGGGGAACCAACTGCCTCCCGCGCGAGGTGGAaagtggagtgcgggttgggggcagttttccctcccaacccttacttctacaggctgggaaggggtttgCGGGTTGGACCTttaaatttttttacgggtttaagggtttgagggttctagtctacgtcgttttgtcgacgaaaactgtaaaaaaagcggttatttttaaggatttgagggttctactagacttgctcttagGACCGACCAGCCCGAATTATCAATGCGTGCCGCACGTCAGCCGACTGATCTCGCAGCAGCGCGGAAAGTCCATATTGCCGTTTAAACGTGTATCACCGGACCACCCTCAAATGTTCGATCGAACACGTCACCATATTTGACTTGATAGGTGTCAGATCCTACAAGGCTGAAAGAAAACCGACGGAGGGGGAGGAGGGTTCGGACATCCCACATCGTCCAGTTTTTTTTACTCAACTAGTACAAATGACCGTGCGTTGCAATGGGCTAAAAATATTATCATCTATAGCAAATATGCCCATGCTTTGCacggaaagaaaaaaaatcacataCCCCAGCCCAATAAACATGACTCGAGACCCCAATACACATCCTCTAGTATTTCAAGATGACACTACATTTTAAAAATAATAGCTAGTTTAAAGTTATTTATCAAATACTAACCGGGTAATTCCACTTGAAAATAAATTAATAGGTTAATCTTTTAGTCAGTTGAATGGTAATGCTCTCCTTCTTCCAAACATATACTTTCGTGCTTCGCGACGGAGTGAAAGCGAGCAACGACTCCAAGTGTATCGCAACAATTGCTAATGACCCTCTCTTACATAATCTTCTCAATTATGGTTCAaagaatgaatttattttttggaAAGCCTTTACGAAAATTTGCTAGTCAACAACCATTATTGCACACATGATTCAGTTCTATAAAGTACAATAGTTTATTTTTCAAAGAGTAAGAAGGCAACATTGTAGAAATACAAGTGTCCGTTTCATCTAAAGTAGAACTGACATGAAATTTTGATGTTGCAGCTTCCATTGATAGCTCAACAATTTTTTAGAACTGAAAGTCATTAGGAAGCCAACAGCCAACGAGAGTGATTGTCCCTTCTCAACCCCGTTCAATTAGGAAGCCAATCAGAGTGGCATTCTTCTCATTTATTCAGCCAATCAGAGTGCATGTCCCTTTATTCTTCTCATTTATTTAGCCTTTTGTATAGAGTCTTCCTTCTTCCTCACCAATCCCATTTAATTAGGAAACTAATCAGCATGAGTGTATATCCCTCCTCCATCTTATTTAATTAGCCTCCTTCATCGAGTCTTTCTTCTCGCTTTTCTATTTCTTGGTTCTCGTGGTGACTTGCCGATATTCTAGGTAAGTTGTGAATGTATTTTAATTGGTGGGATTAAGTCTACAGAATCGAGGTGGGACTAACCACATCCTATAGCGAAGTTGGAAGCTGGGTCAGCTGGCTGTCGCGTTCCCTATGAGGATTGAGGTCTTGAGTTCGACTGCCAAATACAATACTCCAACTATTATTTGCAGATAATTTTTTTCTGCTGGACAGTAATAAAGCATGAACCAGGCCCAGTTCGGCCCATGTAGGGACGACGGACAAAAACATCCACAGATTAGTACCACCTCACGTATCTAAAAAAATCACCTACAATAAgtcaaagaaaaaaaacagaacgGGATGAagctttttttataaaaatgtcgcggtgggttttccgacggaagcaatagccgctttattattaggtatagattatgAAAAAATACTCCACGAAAAATTACAATCGTAAAATAACTCGTTTCTTTTCGAGCAGTCATCTGAGATTTTTTTAAGTGGAACACCTTGCATTCCAACATTACAGTGGATCAGCCAAATCAGCAGCCACTGCACGAATTACATCGTTCGGGAAGTTAGATTGCCACACTCGGCTATCAATGACTCCCACCATACCACGCGCCGCCAGCACATGCGCTGCGGTATTACACATACGAGGAGAGTACACAACCTGCCACTCCATAAAACCGAATTGCAGACGGAATTTAGCCTCACGGAAGAGGATACCCAATGGTCCCCGATCCTGCGTAGTAGAGGAAATAGCCTGCTCGAGGTTGGAACAGTCCGTCTCGAAGATAACCCGACCCATCCCCTAATCCTCAGCGAAATCGATCGCATGCCGCAACGCTTCTGTTTCTGCTTGGAGAGGGTCTGTCAGGTGGGCTAGTCGCCCTGCCGCCATACCGACCATGGCTCCTTCGTGATCACGGGCGACAGCTCCCCAGCCCCTGCCACCAGTGCTGGGATTATAAGCGGCGTCTAGGTTGATCTTTATAACATCTTCAGGTGGAGGCTTCCATCGCTCCATATGCTTTGGCTTGGGTTGTTTCTTCCCCAAAAACTCCACCCATTCCCTGGTCGTGGAGTTGATCAGTGCACCCAACGCTTCTGCTGACCGTCGTCCCTTTTTATGATTTACATTGTTCCTCTCCGACCACCAACACCATAGGAGGCAAATCACCCACAACTTCTGCGCTTCCTGCAGCCTGAAGATAGTGGTCAGCATGTCCTTTGGATTGTGGCACATCAGCAGCTCTCGCCGTAGCCGTTCCATACCTCCCGCCCTCCATACTTGT
This region includes:
- the LOC123398509 gene encoding long chain acyl-CoA synthetase 8-like, whose translation is MVQIWHKIMATITGKNPNMSILQRLSTSDLPLVKEYGLPGVIGALLMAIVIPILLSSMFSKKVKKRAVQADVGGEAGLAMRNSRFSSLIQVPWEGATTMAALFEMASKKYTRHRCLGTRKLISSEFIEAADGRKFEKLHLGEYEWNSYAEAFNRACNFASGLIKMGHQLDSRAAIFSDTRAEWIIAAQGCFRQNLTVVTIYASLGEDALVHSLNETQVSTLICDSKQLKKLPAVSSKLHSLKHVIYIEDEPVDADTLNQLKHLTALSFNAVEELGKTSHADARLPSSNDTAVIMYTSGSTGLPKGVMITHGNMVATIAAVRTIIPNLGTRDVYLAYLPLAHVFELAAESVMLASGVAIGYGSALTMTDASNKIKKGTKGDVSVLKPTLMISVPAILDRIRDAVFKKVAEKGGIAKKLFDIAYKRNLGAIEGSWSGSWAPERLIWNSIIFKPIRSMLGGHIRFILCGGAPLSSETQRFINICLGVPVGQGYGLTETCAGAAFSEWDDISVGRVGPPLPCCYVKLISWEEGGYRISDSPMPRGEVVVGGYSITKGYFNNEAKTNEVYKVDERGIRWFYTGDIGQFHPDGCVEIIDRKKDIVKLQHGEYVSLGKVESALQTSNYVDNIMVYADPFHSYCVALVVPPHQALEKWAQNSGISYKDIEELCHNDQAIKEVQQSLSKAAKAARLEKFEIPAKIVLLPEPWTPESGLVTAALKLKREQLKTKFKDDLNKLYH